One window of the Thermodesulfomicrobium sp. WS genome contains the following:
- the rsmH gene encoding 16S rRNA (cytosine(1402)-N(4))-methyltransferase RsmH: protein MAPFGETSHIPVLPKEVLHWLAPRPGGRYLDATVGLGGHSAAIVEHTAGQAEVLGLDRDADALAVARQRLHSCSCVHLFQSNFADAARWVQQLGWERVDGILADLGVSSLQLDTAERGFSFLHDGPLDMRMDQRLPETAGKLVNEASYVRLKGIIRDLGEEPLAGRIARVIVDAREKQPISSTLELARLVALAYPPARRYQARNHPATRTFQALRMAVNGELEAVEAFLRVAVDLLAPGGRLVVISFHSLEDRLVKRFFRAEAATCVCPPRQPVCTCGHSPRLRILTRKPITPSDEELASNPRSRSAKLRAAERLPGARGLEEER, encoded by the coding sequence ATGGCCCCGTTTGGCGAGACTTCCCATATCCCAGTGCTCCCCAAGGAAGTGCTGCACTGGCTCGCTCCTCGTCCGGGAGGCCGCTATCTGGACGCCACGGTGGGCCTCGGCGGCCATAGCGCCGCCATTGTGGAACACACGGCAGGCCAGGCGGAGGTCCTTGGGCTCGACCGGGATGCCGACGCCCTTGCCGTGGCGCGCCAGCGTCTGCACTCCTGCTCCTGCGTCCATCTGTTTCAGAGTAATTTCGCGGATGCCGCCAGATGGGTACAGCAGCTGGGTTGGGAGCGTGTGGATGGCATCCTCGCGGACCTCGGGGTCTCGTCGTTGCAGCTGGATACTGCGGAGCGGGGCTTTTCCTTTCTCCATGACGGCCCCCTGGATATGCGCATGGATCAGCGTCTGCCCGAGACCGCAGGGAAATTGGTCAACGAAGCAAGCTACGTGCGCCTCAAAGGCATCATCCGTGATTTGGGCGAAGAGCCGCTGGCCGGGCGTATCGCCCGGGTCATCGTGGATGCCCGCGAAAAACAGCCCATCTCCTCCACGCTGGAATTGGCCCGTTTGGTGGCGTTGGCCTATCCGCCGGCGCGGCGCTACCAGGCCCGCAATCATCCGGCCACTCGTACGTTTCAGGCCCTGCGCATGGCGGTCAATGGGGAGCTGGAAGCGGTGGAGGCGTTTTTGCGCGTGGCTGTGGACCTTTTGGCCCCAGGGGGGCGCTTGGTGGTGATCTCCTTTCATTCCTTGGAAGACCGCTTGGTAAAGCGGTTTTTTCGCGCCGAGGCCGCTACCTGTGTGTGTCCGCCGCGCCAGCCGGTGTGTACCTGCGGCCACAGCCCGCGCCTGCGTATCCTTACCCGTAAGCCCATCACCCCCTCGGACGAGGAGCTGGCGAGCAATCCCCGGAGTCGCAGCGCCAAGTTGCGTGCCGCAGAACGTTTGCCTGGGGCACGTGGCCTTGAGGAGGAGCGATGA
- a CDS encoding penicillin-binding transpeptidase domain-containing protein: MAKAKTGPKRDWFRVKALFVAVFFASVLTAAWGRAYWLQVVQGPELARKAQAQHWTSEQISGRRGAIMDRNGVLLATSVNVASVSARPAEVADPAQAAVRLGKILGISPEHIARQLRSGRKFVWIARKISDAQAQAVRELGIAGIFLENESARQYPQGVVAGQLLGFVDVDGVGIEGLEREFESVLKPSQAKFTVQRDAQGNRLGPSPADLEALSGRALQLTLDVQVQVAAEEALERAVLGSQAKSGMCMVVDVATGEILAWANYPFFNPNMRSKDRGQWRNRIATDIFEPGSIMKPFVMAAALEERVCSPTQSYFCENGQWSVAGKRIKDTHAYGSLPVNKILRYSSNIGMAKIGLELGGPRLRKYLDALGLGKPTGLPLSGEAAGLVKPLSSWRKVEQANISFGQGIGVTMPQMMQAYLTLAREGERIPLRLVRDAENASLGAPAEPIRVFSRQTARTVLNMLAEVVEEDGTGTLARIQGVRVGGKTGTAQKASAQGGYGSDYLASFFAVLPVDQPRYVVGMVVDTPRTSHYGGVVAAPEVRNVGVRLLTLAGMLQPMVDGKLLAEAASLQSKPEYMQRTKISAAVVKPQEGTQEKIPSGNATEVPDVRGLTVREALEVLVPCGATLSVAGSGSVVERQLPVAGGSWPEGKEVRLWLAREPGDG, translated from the coding sequence ATGGCCAAAGCAAAAACAGGTCCCAAGCGCGACTGGTTTCGCGTGAAGGCCCTTTTTGTCGCTGTCTTTTTCGCCAGTGTCCTCACGGCTGCTTGGGGCCGTGCCTATTGGCTGCAGGTGGTGCAGGGGCCGGAGCTCGCCCGCAAGGCACAGGCGCAGCATTGGACTTCGGAGCAGATTTCCGGCCGACGTGGGGCCATCATGGACCGCAATGGCGTGCTTTTGGCCACGTCGGTGAACGTGGCCTCGGTGTCGGCAAGGCCAGCGGAAGTGGCGGACCCGGCCCAGGCTGCCGTGCGTTTGGGCAAGATTCTGGGCATCTCGCCGGAGCACATTGCGCGTCAGCTGCGCTCGGGCCGCAAGTTCGTATGGATTGCGCGCAAGATTAGCGATGCCCAGGCACAGGCCGTCCGGGAGCTGGGTATTGCCGGGATTTTTTTGGAAAATGAAAGCGCTCGGCAGTATCCCCAAGGGGTGGTGGCCGGACAGCTTCTTGGTTTTGTGGATGTGGACGGAGTGGGCATCGAGGGGCTGGAGCGAGAGTTCGAGAGCGTGCTCAAGCCGTCGCAAGCCAAGTTCACGGTGCAGCGTGACGCCCAAGGCAATCGTTTGGGGCCGAGTCCTGCGGACTTGGAGGCCCTCAGTGGCCGTGCCCTGCAGCTTACCCTGGATGTCCAGGTGCAGGTGGCGGCAGAGGAGGCTTTGGAGCGGGCCGTTCTGGGCAGTCAGGCGAAAAGCGGCATGTGTATGGTGGTGGACGTGGCCACTGGCGAGATCTTGGCCTGGGCCAATTATCCATTCTTCAATCCGAATATGCGAAGCAAAGATCGCGGCCAGTGGCGCAATCGCATCGCTACGGACATTTTCGAGCCCGGATCCATCATGAAACCCTTCGTGATGGCCGCTGCCTTGGAAGAGCGGGTCTGTTCTCCGACTCAGAGCTATTTTTGCGAAAACGGTCAGTGGAGCGTGGCGGGAAAGCGCATCAAGGACACCCACGCCTATGGGTCGCTGCCCGTCAACAAGATTCTGCGCTATTCCAGTAACATCGGCATGGCAAAGATCGGCTTGGAGTTGGGTGGACCGCGCCTTCGCAAGTATCTGGACGCCTTGGGATTGGGGAAGCCCACGGGGCTGCCGCTGTCCGGCGAGGCCGCAGGCTTGGTGAAACCCCTGTCTAGCTGGCGCAAGGTGGAGCAGGCCAATATTTCCTTTGGCCAGGGCATCGGCGTCACCATGCCGCAGATGATGCAGGCCTACCTCACCCTGGCTCGGGAGGGGGAGCGCATCCCATTGCGTTTGGTGCGTGATGCCGAGAACGCCTCTCTGGGGGCGCCTGCCGAGCCGATACGGGTGTTTTCCCGTCAGACGGCGCGCACGGTGCTCAACATGCTCGCGGAAGTGGTGGAAGAAGACGGCACCGGCACCTTGGCCCGCATCCAAGGGGTGCGGGTGGGGGGCAAGACCGGTACCGCCCAAAAGGCTTCGGCCCAGGGCGGGTATGGGTCGGATTACTTGGCGTCCTTCTTTGCGGTGTTGCCCGTGGATCAGCCGCGGTATGTGGTGGGCATGGTGGTGGATACACCGCGCACCAGCCACTACGGCGGCGTGGTGGCTGCCCCGGAAGTGCGCAATGTGGGAGTGCGGCTGCTTACCTTGGCGGGCATGCTGCAGCCGATGGTAGACGGCAAGCTTTTGGCGGAAGCCGCCTCTTTGCAGTCGAAACCGGAATATATGCAGCGCACGAAGATCTCCGCAGCCGTGGTCAAACCGCAAGAAGGGACGCAAGAGAAGATTCCTTCGGGCAACGCCACGGAGGTGCCGGATGTGCGTGGCCTGACCGTGCGTGAGGCCCTGGAGGTGCTCGTTCCTTGTGGAGCGACCTTGAGCGTTGCCGGCAGTGGTTCGGTGGTGGAACGGCAGCTACCTGTGGCCGGCGGGTCGTGGCCGGAGGGCAAGGAAGTCCGGCTGTGGCTGGCGCGGGAGCCTGGTGATGGATAA
- a CDS encoding UDP-N-acetylmuramoyl-L-alanyl-D-glutamate--2,6-diaminopimelate ligase, with protein sequence MDNLRQIEELVRRGARLCSHSGQVTAGDVFVALPGTHVDGARFVPDAVSRGAVAVVTARGVAVPAGVLHAEVENPGQTLGELARIAYGGAGYPCVVGITGTNGKTTTTYLVEAILAACGQRVGVVGTVACRWPGYAMPASMTTPDVLTLHQLLGRMTRDGVDTAVLEVSSHALHQNRLAGIAVEVGVFTNLTQDHLDYHPTMEAYFAAKALLFHAQGKACRLAVINVDDPWGQRLGQIRPDALTFGLRQRAALRGCVQRMDLAGMRLAMTWQGKQWEVTSPLVGAYNAENLLAAQAVGLLLGLDPNTFAAALEHAGGAPGRLERVPHPRGVHVFVDYAHTPDALDKVCATLRAIGKGRLIVVFGCGGDRDPGKRPLMGEAVARHAHVAVVTSDNPRSEDPEAIIDAIMPGLAQAPRVLREPDRHAAIALALAEARPGDAVLIAGKGHESVQIIGQRRLPFSDVAVARELAACA encoded by the coding sequence ATGGATAACTTGCGGCAGATAGAGGAATTGGTGCGCCGTGGTGCGCGTCTGTGCAGCCACTCCGGGCAGGTGACGGCTGGGGATGTCTTTGTCGCCCTGCCGGGGACCCATGTGGACGGGGCGCGCTTCGTGCCCGACGCCGTTTCCCGGGGGGCCGTGGCCGTGGTGACGGCCCGGGGGGTTGCGGTCCCTGCCGGGGTGCTCCACGCCGAGGTGGAGAATCCTGGGCAGACGTTGGGGGAGCTTGCGCGCATCGCCTATGGCGGGGCCGGGTATCCCTGTGTGGTGGGCATTACCGGGACCAACGGCAAAACCACCACCACCTATCTGGTGGAGGCCATCCTTGCTGCTTGCGGCCAGCGGGTCGGCGTGGTGGGCACCGTGGCCTGCCGGTGGCCGGGATACGCGATGCCTGCATCCATGACGACGCCTGATGTCCTCACCCTGCACCAGCTGCTCGGCCGCATGACGCGTGACGGGGTGGACACCGCGGTGCTCGAGGTCTCCTCCCATGCCCTGCACCAAAATCGTCTGGCCGGGATCGCGGTGGAAGTCGGGGTGTTCACGAACCTCACCCAGGATCACCTGGACTACCACCCCACCATGGAGGCGTATTTCGCGGCCAAGGCTCTGCTCTTTCACGCCCAGGGCAAGGCCTGCCGCCTGGCGGTCATCAACGTCGACGACCCATGGGGGCAGCGCCTGGGCCAAATCCGCCCAGACGCCCTGACCTTTGGACTCCGGCAACGGGCTGCGCTGCGCGGCTGCGTGCAGCGCATGGACCTCGCGGGCATGCGTCTGGCCATGACCTGGCAGGGAAAGCAGTGGGAAGTGACCTCCCCTTTGGTGGGAGCGTACAATGCCGAGAATCTGCTCGCTGCCCAGGCCGTGGGGCTGCTTTTGGGTCTCGACCCGAACACCTTTGCCGCGGCCTTGGAGCATGCGGGCGGCGCCCCGGGCCGCTTGGAGCGGGTGCCGCATCCGCGCGGCGTCCATGTGTTCGTGGACTACGCCCACACCCCCGATGCCTTGGACAAAGTGTGCGCCACCCTGCGGGCCATCGGGAAGGGCCGGCTCATCGTGGTCTTTGGTTGCGGCGGGGACCGGGACCCAGGCAAGCGACCGCTCATGGGCGAGGCCGTGGCGCGGCATGCCCACGTGGCGGTGGTGACCTCGGACAATCCTCGCTCCGAGGATCCCGAGGCCATCATCGACGCCATCATGCCAGGACTTGCCCAGGCGCCGCGGGTGCTGCGCGAACCGGACCGTCACGCTGCCATTGCCCTGGCCTTGGCCGAAGCCCGACCCGGAGACGCGGTGCTCATTGCCGGCAAAGGGCACGAGTCCGTGCAGATCATTGGGCAACGACGGCTGCCCTTTTCTGATGTGGCCGTTGCCCGGGAGCTTGCCGCATGCGCATGA
- the murF gene encoding UDP-N-acetylmuramoyl-tripeptide--D-alanyl-D-alanine ligase — translation MRMSMETIAQAVGGAFSGQNVEVTGVTMDSRRVRPGDLFVAVPGTRVDGHDFAKDAIAAGAVAVLALRPLPVAAPILVVPDTVRALGLLARAWRETTRARVVAVTGSAGKTTVKEVLALALSTQGKVGKNPGNFNNQLGLPLSILALDGDEDFWVLEVGISQPQDMDELGAILAPDVALITNAGLAHAEALGGVEGVARHKARLLAWLRPGGVGVWNMGCPELHAACAQAGCPSLTFAGRADVDADVRVLARHKTPTGFAFTVACADDTVQLQATAACAHAENVAAVVAVARALRVPMTAVESGLLAFSPQAGRFVCRARGPWVLIDDTYNANPLSMAAAFAEARQMAGARPLVAVLGEMRELGVHAPDAHRRLGELARAAQCPLVVYRGAHAEAVAAGLGPGAVLCVTDTPKEAWEAFAALRLPNAVLLFKGSRGSRMEEFLAYFEERLS, via the coding sequence ATGCGCATGAGCATGGAAACCATCGCCCAGGCCGTGGGGGGGGCGTTTTCCGGGCAGAACGTGGAGGTGACCGGGGTTACCATGGACAGTCGCCGCGTCCGGCCGGGGGACCTCTTTGTGGCGGTGCCGGGTACCCGGGTGGATGGCCATGATTTTGCGAAAGACGCCATTGCTGCCGGTGCGGTGGCCGTGCTTGCGTTGCGTCCGCTGCCGGTGGCAGCCCCCATCTTGGTGGTGCCGGATACGGTGCGCGCCCTTGGGCTTCTCGCGCGGGCGTGGCGGGAGACGACCCGAGCCCGGGTGGTGGCGGTCACCGGGTCCGCGGGCAAGACCACGGTCAAGGAGGTCTTGGCCTTGGCGCTCTCCACGCAAGGGAAGGTGGGGAAAAATCCTGGGAATTTCAACAACCAGCTGGGGCTGCCGCTCTCCATCCTCGCCCTGGACGGGGATGAGGACTTCTGGGTCCTGGAAGTGGGCATCAGTCAGCCCCAGGATATGGACGAACTCGGGGCCATCCTGGCACCGGACGTGGCCTTGATCACCAATGCGGGCCTGGCCCATGCCGAAGCCTTGGGCGGGGTGGAGGGGGTGGCCCGGCACAAGGCGCGCCTTCTTGCCTGGCTTCGCCCCGGTGGGGTGGGGGTGTGGAACATGGGCTGCCCGGAACTGCACGCCGCATGTGCGCAGGCTGGCTGCCCGTCGCTGACCTTTGCCGGCCGCGCGGACGTGGATGCGGACGTGCGGGTCCTTGCGCGGCACAAGACCCCCACGGGATTTGCCTTTACTGTTGCTTGCGCCGACGACACGGTGCAGCTACAGGCCACGGCCGCCTGTGCGCACGCGGAGAACGTCGCTGCCGTGGTGGCGGTGGCCCGTGCTTTACGGGTGCCCATGACGGCGGTGGAGAGTGGGCTTTTGGCGTTTTCCCCGCAGGCGGGACGGTTTGTGTGCCGCGCGCGTGGCCCATGGGTGCTCATCGACGACACCTACAACGCCAATCCCTTGTCCATGGCCGCGGCCTTTGCCGAGGCCAGGCAGATGGCCGGCGCCCGTCCTTTGGTGGCGGTGCTCGGAGAAATGCGGGAGCTCGGCGTCCATGCCCCAGATGCCCATCGCCGTTTGGGCGAGCTGGCCCGTGCGGCTCAGTGTCCATTGGTGGTGTATCGAGGGGCGCATGCCGAGGCGGTGGCCGCGGGCCTTGGCCCAGGGGCTGTGTTGTGTGTCACGGACACCCCAAAGGAGGCATGGGAGGCCTTTGCTGCCCTTAGGCTGCCGAACGCCGTGCTTTTGTTCAAAGGCTCTCGGGGGAGCCGTATGGAAGAATTTTTGGCGTATTTTGAGGAGCGTCTTTCGTGA
- the mraY gene encoding phospho-N-acetylmuramoyl-pentapeptide-transferase, whose product MIYHLLYPLSDTISVFNVFRYITFRSVYAMVTALVLAIIVGPTCIEWLRRLKVGQYIKECGPDHQQKSGTPTMGGLLYGMCLLVSVFLWADLTNPFIWLCVFVFVGFGLVGLADDYLKVVRRHNDGLSARGKLLGQILVALGAVSVLVALPQYSTKLMVPFFKHLHPDLSWFYIPFAVFVLTGSSNAVNLTDGLDGLAIGPAVVCAACFAVFVYVAGHVNLANYLQVAYIPGVGEVAVFCGAMVGAGLGFLWFNAYPAQVFMGDVGSLSIGGALGFVAVLCKQELILAVVGGLFVVETLSVILQVGYFKVTGGRRIFRMAPLHHHFEKCGLHESKIIVRFWILSILLAVLALGTLKLR is encoded by the coding sequence GTGATCTATCATCTGCTCTATCCGCTGAGTGATACCATCAGCGTTTTCAATGTCTTCCGCTACATCACCTTTCGCTCCGTGTACGCCATGGTCACGGCCCTTGTGTTGGCCATTATCGTCGGGCCGACATGCATTGAGTGGCTGCGTCGTCTCAAAGTGGGGCAATACATCAAGGAGTGCGGACCGGATCATCAGCAAAAGAGCGGCACTCCCACCATGGGTGGCTTGCTGTATGGGATGTGCCTGCTGGTGAGTGTCTTTTTGTGGGCGGATTTGACCAATCCGTTCATTTGGCTGTGTGTGTTCGTGTTCGTCGGCTTTGGTCTGGTGGGTTTGGCCGATGACTATCTCAAGGTGGTGCGTCGGCATAACGACGGCCTGTCCGCCCGGGGCAAGCTCTTGGGACAGATACTCGTGGCCTTGGGGGCCGTGAGTGTGCTCGTGGCCTTGCCGCAGTATTCCACCAAACTCATGGTGCCGTTTTTCAAACATCTGCATCCGGATCTCTCCTGGTTCTACATCCCCTTTGCGGTGTTCGTGCTTACCGGTTCTTCCAATGCCGTGAATCTCACCGACGGGCTCGACGGCTTGGCCATTGGTCCGGCGGTGGTGTGCGCCGCCTGCTTTGCGGTGTTCGTGTACGTGGCCGGGCACGTCAATTTGGCCAACTATCTCCAGGTGGCCTACATCCCTGGCGTGGGTGAGGTGGCGGTGTTTTGCGGGGCCATGGTGGGCGCGGGGCTCGGGTTTTTGTGGTTCAACGCCTATCCTGCCCAGGTATTCATGGGGGATGTGGGAAGCCTCAGTATCGGCGGGGCCTTGGGCTTCGTGGCCGTGCTCTGCAAGCAGGAGCTGATCCTGGCTGTGGTGGGCGGGCTTTTCGTGGTGGAGACCCTTTCGGTGATCCTGCAGGTGGGCTACTTCAAGGTAACCGGGGGGCGTCGCATTTTTCGCATGGCGCCGCTGCATCATCACTTTGAAAAATGCGGCCTGCACGAGTCGAAGATCATCGTACGGTTTTGGATTCTTTCCATTTTACTGGCGGTGCTCGCCCTGGGCACCCTCAAACTGCGGTAG